The Urbifossiella limnaea nucleotide sequence CGCGTGCCGATCACGGAGGCCGAGAAGCAGTCGCCGATCAACCCCTACGGGAACACGAAGCTGGCGTTCGAGCGCGCCCTCGCCGACTACGCCGGCGCGTACCCGTTCGGGTTCTGCGCCCTGCGCTACTTCAACGCCGCCGGCGCCAGCCCGGACGGCACCATCGGCGAGGACCACGACCCCGAGACGCACCTCATCCCGCTGGTGATCGACGCCGCGACCGGCCGCCGGCCGCACATCAGCGTGTTCGGCACCGACTACCCGACGCCCGACGGCACCTGCGTCCGCGACTACATCCACGTGGACGACCTGGCCGAGGCGCACGTCCTGGCGCTGGGGGCGCTGAAGCCGGGGGCGGCGCTGCGGTACAACGTCGGCACCGGCCGCGGGTACAGCGTGCGCGAGGTGATTCGCACGGTGGAGGAGGTGACGGGGTTGCGCGTGCCGGTGGTGGAAGCGCCGCGCCGCGCCGGCGACCCGGCGGAGCTGGTGGCGGACGCGGCGCTGATTCGGCGCGAGCTGGGCTGGGCGCCGAGGTACGCGGAGTTGCGGCCGATCGTGGAGACGGCGTGGAACTGGCACCGCACGCACCCCGCGGGGTACGCCGACTGACGCGGGCCTCGGACTTCGTAGGTCGGGTCGAGGCTTTGCGAGGCCCGACGCGGGGAGCCAGCGGCGAATGTGGAAATGGCGGAAACCGATCCCTGACCGGGGTTTGCTTCTAACCCTGCGCCGTTCGCGTCCGGCGCCCCGCGTCGGGCCTCGCAGACTCAACCCGACCTACGAAACCCGGTCGCGACACTCCAACATACTTTCGTGTCACTGACTCATTGCGTGCCTCGACCCCCCGGGGGGGTCGGCGGCACACAATGACCCTCGCCCCTACGTCCGCGGGCGGGCGAGCCGCACCACCAGCCGCTCCACCTGCACCTTCTCCGGCAGCGGGCTGCCGCCCTTCAGGTCGCGGTCGATCTCGACGAGCCAGCCGCTGAGCGCGTCCAACCGGCGCCGGCCGAGCCAGCGGACCTGTCGCTGGAAGCTCTCACGCGCCTGCGGCCACGCCGGCACCTTCGCCGCGTCCATCGCCGGGCCGAGCGCCTGCCCGTCGGCGGTCAGCCGGCCCACCGCGGCGAGCTTCCGCAGCTGCGCCATCATCGGCGCCAGCACGCCCATCGGCGCCACCCCCTCCGCGAACAGGCGTTCGAGGATCGTCAGCGCCGCGGCGGGCTTGCCTTCGCCGATGGCGTCGAGGATGCGGAACACGTCCGCGCCCTGGCTGCGGCCGACGAGGCGGTGAACGTCCGCGGCCTCGATCGTGCTTTTGGCGCCGGCCGCGACGGCGAGCTTTTCGAGCTCCTGGTCGAGCTGCCCCATCGTGTTGCCGGCGAGGTCGATGAGCAGGGCCGCGGCGTCGGGGCTGAGCTTCTTGCCGTGGCCGGCGCGCGCCCACTCCTGCACCCAGGCGCCGAGCTTGTACGCCGGCGGCGCCTTGCAGTGAACCTTCGCCGCGTCCGGCAGCGCCTTCGCCAGCTTCGTGTTCTCGGGGAACGCCTTCACGTCGAGGACCAGCACCCCGGCCGCGGACGGCGCGGCGGCGTAGCGCTCCAGCGCCGGCCGGTGGGCGGTGACGAACGTGTCGGCCGCGTCCACCACGACGACGCGGCACGGGCTGAGGAACGGCAGCGTGTCCAGCTCGTTGCGGACGGTGGAGAAGTCGAGCTTGTCGCCGGCGTAGGTGCCGACGGCGAACGCGGCGTCGGCGTCGCCGAGGGCCGCGTGAATGATGGCGTCGCGGCAGCGGCGCTTGAGAAAGTCCTCGTCACCGGCGAGGACGTAGACGGGCTGGCGCTTCGACTTGGCGACGGCGGCGAGGAACGGGAGGGCGTCCATGCGGCGGGTATCTTATCGGCCCGGCGGCTCCGCGAACGTCAGCCGCGTCACGCCGCCGCCGGCGGCGACCAGCACCGAGCGCCCGTCGGGGCTCACGGCGAGCGCTGTCACCGGCGGGGCGCCGGCCGGACGGACGGTCGTCATGTCGATCGCCGAGATGCCGCCGAACGCCTGCTTCCGGTCGATTACGTGGGCGAACAGCCGGCGCTCGTACACCGGCGGGTCGGACTTCCCGTCGGCGTAGCGGCCCTCGCCGGCGACGAGGACGCGGCCGTCCGGCAGGAAACCGACCGCGCCCAGGTCGCCGAGCAGCGCCTCGCGCCGCGGCGCCTTCGCCCCGTCGGCCCACAGGTAAACGTCGTGCTGCGTGGCGACCGCGAGCGTCTTGCCGTCCGGGGAGAAGGCCGCGGCGCGGGCCTCGGCCGCGGGGAAGCCGTCGAGCTCGACGGAGAGCGGCCGCGCCGCGTCCCACAGCAGCACGCCGACCTTGCCGTCGGCGCGCGCCGGCAGCCCGACGACCGCCAGCCGCTTGCCGTCGGCCGACCACGCCACCCGGGCGACGGCCCCCGCCGGCAGGATGCGTTGCGGCAAGATCGGGTCGGGGCCGAGCCGCTCCAGCTCGAAGCCGGAGGCCCCGTCGAGCACCTGCGCGAACGTGCCGTGGTGGACGGCGTACCGCTTGCCGTCCGGGCTGAACGCCGCGGCGCGAACGGGGTGGCTGTGCTTCGGCCGCGGCAAGCCCGTCAGCACCTTGCCGGTGGCGGCGTCGCGGCGGATCAGGCCGTCGCCGACGGTCAGCACCGTCTTGCCGTCCGGGGTGAAGCGGGCGGCGTCGGCGGGGGCGTCCCACCGCACGCGGTCGGTGGCCGCGTCCGCCAGCTGCACGGTGCCGCCGTGAACGAACAGGTACGTGCGGCCGTCCGGGGCGAAGCTCACGTCGTCGGCCGCCGGCGCGGCCGGCGGCTCCTTCGGCTCCGGGTCGGTGGTGAACAGCACGACCGAGCCGAGCGGCCGGTCCTCGCCGCCGGGCGGCAGCTGGATTTGCGGGAGGAAGTCGGCGAGCCCCACGGCGAGCGGCCGGCCGTCCGGCGCGAACGCCAGCGCCACCGGGGTGAAGCTGCCGAAGCCTTGCAGGTCGTTGCCGCGGCGCTCGCCGGTGGCGGGGTCGAGCATCACCACGCGCTCGGCGTTCTTCCCCGCGTCGAAGCTGACGGCGGCGGCGAGCGTCTGGCCGTCGGGGGCGAAGGCGAGCGCGCGGATGATTCCCTCGCCGCTGCGGCCGCCGAGCCGGGTGCGGCGCAGCTCCTGGAACGTCTTCGCGTCCCACACGACCACGTCGCCCAGCCGGCAGCCGCTGGCGATCGTCTTGCCGTCCGGCGACCACGCGACCGCGGTGACCGGGGCGGTGCCGTGCGGCAGGGGGTACATCGCCTCGCCGCTGCCGCCGCCCCACACGTGTGCGACCCAGTGCGTCGCCGGCCCCGCCGCCGCGGCCTTCCCGGCGAAGAACGCCGGATCGACCTTGTGGTTGGGGATGAACACGAGCTGCCGCCCGCTCGGCGCGAACGCCACGCCGGCCGGCAGTTCGCCCTCGACCTTCGGGCCGTCCTTCAGCGGGCCGAACGTGGCGCTCGACACCGGCACGCCCTCGGCCCAGTCCAGCACGGCCACCATGCGCCCGTCGGTGACCGCCAGCTTGCGCCGCGCCTGCCCCGCGACGCGCTCCGCGGCGTGGCTGAACGCCGCCGCCTTGCCGCCCGGCAGCGGCGGGTTCATCGGCACCGGTTGGCCCGTCCGTGCGTCGTAGAGGCCGGTCGTCGTGTCGCAGGTGGCGGCGAGCAGCTTGCCGTCCGGGCTGAAGCTCACGCCGGTGGTGCCGGCCGGGACGGGGCCGCCGGCCCACAGTTGCCGGCGCGTCGCGGCGTCCCACATGGTAACGGTGTGCTGTGCCGCGCCGCCGCGACCGCCGACGGCCAGCTGCTTGCCGTCGGCGCTGAACGTCACCGACTGCACGCGGTCCTCAAACCGCGGCAGCTTCCCCGTCTCGCGCCACACCGGGGCCGCGGCCCCCTTCGCCGGCGGCTCGTCGGCCAGGATGAACCGCTTCACCTCGCCGGGAGGAATCGGCCCGGCCGGCGGTGTGGACAAGTGTGACAGACCGGTGCCGGCCAGGAGCGTCTTGCCGTCGGGGCTGAACGCCAGCGCCGTCACCGGCAGCACCGTCGGCCCCATGTGGTTGACGCCCCCGAAGCCGTCGAACCGGCGCAGCTCCTTCCTCGTCGCCAGCTCGATCAGCTGCACCTCGGTCTTGTGGCCGACGACCGACGGCTTCACTTCACCGCCGTGGAGCAACGGCAGGCGGTAGCCGACGGCGAGGCTCTTGCCGTCGGGCGCGAACGCCAGCGCCGTGACCGGCCCGCTGCCGGGCGTGTCGTCGAGCCGGAGTTGGTGTTTGAACCCGGGCACGTCGAACACGTGAACGCGCTTCTCCAGCGCGACCGCGAACCGCTTGCCGTCGGCGCTGAAGGCCGCGGCCGTGGCCCCCTGCCACTCGCCGAGGTTCCCCGGCGGCGGGTACGCGAGCAGCCGTTTGCCGGTCTCGGCGTCCCACACCGCCGTGCCCATGTCGGTCGGCGTCAGCATCACGCCGACGGCGGCGAGCAACTTGCCGTCCGGGGAGTAGCGCACGTCCCGCCCGTGGACCCCGATGAGGGCACCGCCGGGCGGCCCGAACGACCGCTCCAGTCGGAACGGCTCGGCGGCGGGGTCGCGGTCGTAGACGCGGGCCTCGAACCCGAAGTGGGCGGCGTACCGGGCGCCCTCCGGGCTGAACGCGACGGCGTGCCAGCCGAGTTCGGTCTTCGGCCGCCGCGCCGCCGTCTGCACCTCGCCGGTCGCGGCCGAGCGGCGCTCCACGTCCTTCCCCATCGTCACCACCGCGGTGCCGTCGGCGGTGAAGCGCGCGGCCTCGGCGGGGGCGTCCCACAGGATGCGGTCGGTGGCGGCGTCCTTCACCCGCGCCTTTTCGCTTGCGACCACGAGGTACGTTTTGCCGTCCGGGGCGAACTGCAGCGCCGAGACGTGGCTCGACGCCGGCGGCGGGTCGGCCACGGCGAAGCGCTTCACCTCGCCGCCGGCGGTGCCGGCCAGCAGCGTCCGGCTGTCCGGGCTGAAGGCCAGCGCCGTCACCGCGGCGTCGGCCGCGAACCCGCCGAAGCGGCGCAGCTCCTTACCGGTCGCCGCGTCGAGCAACTGCACCGCCGCGGCCAGCTTGCCGGCCCCGCCGCGGACGCCGGCCGCCACCACCTTCCCGTCCGGGCTGAAGGCCAGCGCCGTCACCGGCGCCGCCGGCGGCAACTGCTTGTGCGGCCGCAGTCGCGTGCGCTCCCGCCCGCCCTCGGGTTCCGGTGCCTCCGTCGCCTTGTTCGACAGCAGCACGATGCGGTCCGCGAAGCCCTCCGCGATCATGTCGGAATCGGGCGAATACGCCGCGGCCGTGGGGCGCGGGTCGCCGCCGGTGGCGCGGCGGCGGTGGCCGTTCTCCATCGCCCACTCGGCGAGGCCGACGTTCCCCGGCTCGATCATCACCCCCAGCCCGACCAGCGCCTTGCCGTCGGGGGAGAACAGCACGTCGGCCGCGTGCGCCGCGGCGGGGCGGTCGCCCGGCCCGTGCTGCTCCGCCGGCTCCACCGCCTCGGCGCCGGTCGTCGTCTCGTACACGCGGACGCCGGCGCCGGTGTGGACCGCGTACCGCGCGGCGTCGGCCGAGAAGCGGACGGCGCGCCACGGGGTGGCCGTCTTCGGCCGCGGCGCCGTGCGGCCGTGCGGCGTGCCGTCTGCGCCGCCGCGCTGTACGACGCCGTCGGCCGTCAGCGTGGTCAGGTCGTCGCGGCCGGCCGGGGTGCGGGTGAAGCGGACGGCCTCGGCGGGGGCGGTCCACAGCGTCTGGTCCGTCGCCGCGTCCTTCACCGCCGCCGCGCCGCCGGCCAGCACCACGTAGCGCGTGCCGTCGGCGTTGAACGACAGATCGACGACGGGCCGCGCCGCGGCCGGTACGGGGTCGGCGGCCGCGACCGCTTCCGCCGGCGCCGGCCCCGCCGCCCACAGCGCCCCGGCGGCGATCGCCGCCGCCGCCAGCGCCGCCACCGCCAGCGACAGCGGGTGCGCCGCCATGCCCCGCACCACGCCGTCGGCCAGCGACCGCACCGCCGCGGGGATCGGCCCGCCGTCGGCGAAGCGGGCCACGGCCGCGGCCAGCTCCGCCGGCACCGCCGCGGCCGCGACCACCGCCGGCGCCGTCACGCCGCGGCGCGTCAGCCGCTCGGCCAGCGCCTTGCGGGCGCGGTGGACCCGCGCCGCGACGGTGCCTTCGGGGCAGCCCAGGTCGGCGGCGGCCTCCGCGCGCGTCTTGCCGGCCAGGTCGCACAGCACCAGTGCTGCCCGCTGCGGCTCGGGCAGCTTCGCCAGCTCCTCGTCCAGCACGGCCCGCAGTTCGGCGTGCTCGGCGGGGGACAGGGACGACTCCTCGGGGCTCGTCAGCACGCGTGTCATCTCGCGCCTCCGCCGGCGGGCGGCGGCCACCCGGGCCTTCTGGGCCGTCCGCACCGCCACGCCGTGGAGCCACCCGCCGACGGCCCCCGCCGGCCGCACCGCCCCCGCCTTCCGCAGCAGCACCAGGAACACGGCCTGGAAGGCGTCGTCGGCGTCGGCGGGGGTGGGCAACATGCGGCGGCAGGCGGCCAGCACCATCGGCCCGTGCCGGCGCACGAGCGCGGCGAACGCGGCCGGGTCGGCGGTGCGGGCGAACCGGCCCACGAGGTCGGCGTCGGCCGACGGGTCGGGGTGGGGCTCGACGCGGCGGACGAGGCCGCGGGCGGTGGCGGGGGTCATGGCAGAGTCCCCGGACGGGGGTGGGGCGGGGACCGCCCCCGCCCGTCGCCAGGATATGCCCGCCGGCCGGCGGGGTGTTGCGGGAATTGGGGGGCGGCAAGCGCGTCGTTCGAAGCCCCGAAGGGGCGACAGCCAATAGCCCAGGGTGTCAACCCTGGGCAGCGTGGGCGGTGTCACGGGTGCGTGGCCCCACGAACCCCGCCGCAGGCTGCCCAGGGTTGACACCCTGGGCTATTGGCTGTCGCCCCTTCGGGGCTCCGAACGATGCGCGTGCGCCCCGGCCTACTGGCCGTCGCCCCGTCGGGGTTCCGAACCCGGGCCGCGTCTAGCGCGGGCTCAGGTAGTGGTTCACGTTCACGTAGTACGGGGTGACGTAGTTCCGGCTCTTGCGGATCATGTCCACGCGGTCCTTCTGCCGGGCCTTCAGGTACTCCAGGATCTTCGTCTCGGTCTTCAGGTCCTTGTCCTTGCCGAGCAGGGCCACGCCGTTCAGGTTCGTCTTCCCCAGGTCGGCCTTGAACGTCTGCTCGACCGCCGCGACGCCGGCCGCGCCCTTGCGGCCGTCGGCCACCAGCACCTGGTCGAAGAAGAAGTCGGCGTCCTTCTTCGCGGCCGCGTCGGTGCCGCCGTACAGGAACAGCATCTTGTTGTTGTCGCGGAGCTTGACCGACGACTTGGCCCACCACTGCACGGTCGTCTGCGGGAAGACGGGCGGCCGGCTGCCGCTCAGCCACACGGCGCCGGCGATGTCGGCCCCGGCCGGCGGGTCCACCACGATGCCGGGGGTGGGGGTCGCCTTGTACTGGAGGCCGCCGCCGAGGAGCGGGGCCACGCCCGGCCGCTGCCACTCCGACGCCAGCCACATCATCCCCAGCGACGCCGTCTCGCCCGCCCCGACGATGTACAGCGAGCTGGTGTTCACCTCGCCGTTGTCGTTCTTCTGGTCGAGGTGGAGGCGGGCGGCGGCCAGGTCGTTCACGAACACCGGCAGGTACGCCGGCAGGGTGATGCCGCCCTTCACCCGCAGCTCGTTCGGCTTCTTGGCGAGCGCCCCACCCTTGACGTACCTCACGTTCCACCCGCCGGTGATGCCGTTGGAGAAGAACCCGTTGTACAGCACCCCGCCGATCGGCATGTTGTCGCCGACCGGGTCCACGATGTCGGTGCTGCCGCCGTGGCCCCGCCAGTCGAACCGGAAGACGTGGAAGCCCTCGGTGTTCAGGGCGTCCACGAGGCCGTCCCAGTCGCCCTTGAGCATCGTCCGCTCCGCCCCCGGCGGGTACAGGAGCATGACGACCGCGTTCCCCTGCTTGGGCCCGTTCGGGCTCTTGTGGAACAGCCCCTTCAGCCGCACCCCGTCGGCCGTGGTGAACGCCTCCTCGGTCGGCTTGGCGGCCTGCGCCTCCACCGGCGTGGCGTCGAAACTCAGCGCGACGAGCGCGGCGGCCAGGAGCGGGAGGGACCACAGGCGGCGCATGTCGTGTCCTCGGGGGAGGGGGTTACGGGATCATACTCCGGGCCGCACGGGGAAGCAATTCGCACCGCCGCGAGCGGCGGAATCACGGCGCCGGGGCCACCGTGTTGTCGGCCACCACGTTCCCGCTGCCGCCGACCACCCGGACCGCCGGGCCGGCCCCCGGCCGGTCGTCGCGGACCACGCACCCGGTCACCCGGCTCCGCGTCAGCCCGTCCAGCAGCAGCCCGCCGCCGTCGCAGTCCAGCACCGTCAGCCCGGACAGGTGCATCCGGTCGCACGTCACCAGCGCCACGCCGGCGGGCGCCGTGCGCGTGCCCTTCACGAACAGGCCGGTCACCGTGCAGTCGGCGCAGTCGCGGAACCGCACGGCGTTCGCGGCCCCGTCCTCCTCGCGGTGGTAGCGCGGGTTGCGGTCCATCGCGTTCGGCCCCACCACCACGCCCGTGCTGTGCTCGACCAGCAGGTTGTACTCGACCCCCGTCCAGAACGTGTTCCCCGTGACCACGACGCCGCGGGCGTGCGCCAGGTGGACGTTCACCTTCACGTCGCTGAGCACGTTCCCCGTTATGGTAACGTGCCCGTCGCGCGTCTCGTTGGTCCCCTTGTCGGGGTTGCTCGGCCCCACGACGCGGACGTTCGCCGAGCCCGGCGCGGCCCGCGTGTGCTGGATCGTGCAGCCGGTGACCGCCACCTCCGCGTTCGACCCGCCGGTGCTGTCGATCAGCACGTTCGCCGTCGGCGGGCCGTCCTTGTCGTGGTTCGCCTCGATGTCGCAGCCGGTGACTTGCAGGTTCCGCACCTCGCCGGCCTTCACCACGATTCCGCCGCCGCCGTTGTAGCTGACGTGGCTGCCGCTCACGTTCGCCTGGTGGAGGTTGACGCGGTCGAAGAACACGCCGACGCCGCGGTTGTGGTAGACGTGGCTGTCGGACATGGCGAAGTTGCGGTTGCGGCCGGTGAGGTGGATGCCGTGGAGGCACTTGCGGACCAGCACGCGGCGGATCGTCAGCATGTGGGTGCCGGTCGCCTCGACGCCGACGGCCGCGGCGTGGTCGCCGACGACCTCGACGCCGTCGAGGCAGGGCATCCGCTGCTTGTCCCAGACGTTGTCCTTGACGCTGGCCGGGGCCGCGGTGCCGGCGTGGGTGCCGACGAACTTGAACGCCGGCCCGGGGCCGGCCATCACGACGCGCGCCGGGCCGTTCCCCGAGATGGACGCGGGGCCGGTCTTGTCGAGGTCGACGACGACGGGGCGGGTGATGCGGTACGTGCCGGGCGGCAGCACCACGGCGCCGGCGGCGCGGTCGACGGCGTCTTGCAGGGCGGCGGTGTCGTCGGCGGTGCCGTCGCCCTTCGCGCCGTGGTCGCGGACGTTGCCGGTGGCGGGGCGGGGCGCGGGTTGGGCGCAGCCGGCGGCGAAGGCGGCGGCGAGAAGCAGGCGGCGCATGGCGGACCTCCTGGCGGGTGCCGGGTGGTCTAGGCGCCGCGGGGGGCGGTGGCCGCTGTCGTGGGGCCGGTTCCCACCTGCCCGCCACCCGGCCGGGTGGGAACCGGCCCCACGACAGCCGGCTCGGCGAACACGGGCGCGGGCGGAATGGAAGCGAAGTCGAGCGGCCGCCCGCCGGGGCCGACGGCGAGTTCCACGTCCACCGTCGCCACGTACAGCCGCACGCCGCGCACGACCGGGCCGGGCTCGCACCCGCTGCGGACGATTCGCAGGTGACCGGCGGGGAAGCCGGCGAACGGGCGGTCGTTGTGGCACCCCTGCACCCCGGCGCGCACCTCGTCCGAGTGGCCGACCTCCACGCGCCGCCACGACCCCCCGGCCGCGGCGGCGGACGCGAACGCCTCGCGGACGGCGTCCTCGAACGAGCGGAAGCGCAACCCCGGCGCCGGGCCGGTGGCGGCGGCGCGGGCGGGGATGCCGAACGGGACGGCCAGCCCGAGGGCGGCCAGGACGGACCGGCGGTCGCGGAGCATGTGCGCCTCCAGGAGGGGTCGGAATTATTTCTTCGCCGCGCCGCGGTCCCAGAACCGCAGCTTCCGACACGTCGTCACGAACCCCGCGGCCGCGCCGGCGTCGTCGAGGCGGACAAAGCCCTCGTCCAGCGGCACGCCGGCCTTCTCGAACAGCGGCGCCGCGGCCGCGGAGTAGCCGACGAACTTGTAATGCGCCGCCGCGTCAGCCACGAAGTCGCGCGCCGGCGGCAGCTTGGCCAGCGCCTCCGCCCCGGCCGGTGACACGAGCACCGCCACCGCGTCGAACAGCACCGACGGGCCGCCGTCGATCTTCTCGTCGGCCGGGTGGCGGGTGCCCGCCGAGTCGGTGACGCCGCCGACCTGCGGCGCCACCAGCGCCAGCATCGCCCCCTCGGCCTCCAGCGCCTTCCGCAGCGCCGCCAGCACGCCCGCGTCCACGCCGTCGGTCACGAGCGCCCCGACCTTGCGGCCGGCGAACGACGCCGGCGGGTTCTTCAGGATGCTCAGCTTCGGCGACGGCGGCAGGTCCTGCCGGGTCGGCTTCGCGGCCGGCATCGCCGCCGGCACCGGCTCCAGCCGCAGCCCCTTCGCCACCTTGTCGGCGAGGCCGGCGTCGATGTTCAGCAGGTGCGACACCATGCGGGCGCGGATCGCCACCGTCTGCACCTTGCTGAGCTCGAACACCAGCGCGTCGGCGATGTGGGTCTGCTCCACCGGCGTCTGGCTGACGTAGAACTGCCGCGCCTGGCTGTAGTGGTCGCTGAACGTCTCGGGCCGCTGCCGCACCTTCGCGGCGTCGGCGGGGAACGGCACCGGCACCGTCTTGAAGCCGGCCGGCGTCTCGCGCGGGCCGCCCTGGTCGCCCCACGAGTTCGGCTCGTAGTTGGCGCGGCCCTTCGGGTTCCGCATCGCCATGTGCCCGTCCTGCTGGAAGTTCATCACCGGGCACTTCGGGGCGTTGATCGGGATGTGCGTGAAGTTCGGCCCGCCGAGCCGCTTCAGCTGCGTGTCCAGGTACGAGAAGTTCCGCCCCTGCAACAGCGGGTCGTCGCTGAAGTCGATGCCGGGGACGACGTTCTGCGTGCAGAACGCCACCTGCTCCGTCTCCGCGAAGAAGTTGTCCACGCGCCGGTCGAGCACCATCCGGCCGACGACCTTCACCGGCACCTGTTCCTCGGGGATGAGCTTGGTGGGGTCGAGGATGTCGAACTCGAACTTGCGGGCGAAGGCGTCGTCGAACAGCTGCACGCCGAGCTCCCACTCGGGGAACTGGCCGGCGCCGATGGCGTCCCACAGGTCGCGGCGGTGGAAGTCGGGGTCGGCGCCGTTGATCTTCACCGCCTCGTTCCACACCACCGACTGCATCCCCAGCTTCGGCTTCCAGTGGAACTTCACGAACGTGCTCTTCCCCTGGGCGTCCACGAGGCGGAAGGTGTGGACGCCGAACCCTTCCATGAACCGGAAGGACCGCGGGATGGCCCGGTCGGACATGACCCACATGACCATGTGCATCGACTCGGGCGTGAGACTGATGAAGTCCCAGGCGTTGTCGTGCGCGGTCGCGGCCTGGGGGAAGCCGCTGTCGGGCTCGTCCTTGAAGGCGTGGACCATGTCGGGGAACTTCATCGCGTCCTGGATGAAGAACACCGGCATGTTGTTGCCGACGAGGTCCCAGTTCCCTTCTGTCGTGTAAAACTTGGTGGCGAACCCGCGCACGTCGCGGGCCAGGTCGGCGGAGCCCTTGTTCCCGGCGACGGTCGAGAAGCGCACGAACGTCGGCGTCTTCGCGCCCTTCTTGAACACGGCGGCGCGGCTGACGCCTTCGAGCTCGCCGTTGCTCTCGAAGAACCCGTGGGCGCCGAACCCGCGGGCGTGGACGACGCGCTCGGGGATGCGCTCGTGGTCGAAGTGGAAGAGCTTCTCGCGGAAGTGGAAGTCTTCCAGGAGCGCCGGCCCGCGCGGCCCGGCGCGGAGGGTGTTCTGGTCGTCGGCGACGGGGACGCCCTGCTGGGTGGTGAGCGGCGGGACGGTGCCGCCGGCCTGCTGGTGCGTCTCGCCGCCGGCGCCGGGGTTGCGGGGCGGGGCGGGGTCGTTCGGCGGGGGCATGGGGTGCGTCCTGACAGGGGGGAGGCTCGTCGTGGGGCGGACCGATGCAAACCGCGCACCGCTCGCGTACCGGTAACCGGCGCGGTATCATGGGTTCGGTAAGTGCCCGGCGTGCCGCGACCGAGTTCGCCCGATGCACAAGAAGAAGAAGCCCGGCCTGAGCGGCAAGGACGCGGCCGACGACATCCCCAGTTGGGCGGAGGGAACCCGGCCGCTCGCCACCGAAACCGGGCGCGACTTTGCCAAGCGGTTGCTCGACGACAAGTACGGGGCGGGCAACTACCCGACGGGGCCGGGGAGCGAGTTCAGCAAGATCAAGAAGTGGGGCGACCGGGCGTTCGAGTGACGGGAGGGCCGACGATGGCGAGCGTGTTCATCCTCCAGCACGTCCACGAGCGGGACGACGGCTCCGAGGACGTGAAGTTGATCGGCGTGTATTCGTCGCGTGCGGCGGCGGCGGCGGCGGTGGACCGGATGTCCCGCCGGCCCGGGTTCGTGGACGCGGCGGCCGGGTTCCACATCGACGAGTACCGGCTGGACCAGGACCAGTGGGCCGAGGGTTACGCGACCGTCGGCGGGTGACGCCAAGATCCGGTGAGAAGCGGTGATGTCAAACCCGGCATCGGACGTGATGCGGCTGGCCCACGCCGAGGCGGTGGCGCTGGGGCACGCGGTGATCGGCACCGAGCACATGCTCCTGGGCCTGACGGCCGCCCCGGACGAGCCCGCCGCGCGGGCCCTGGCGGAACGTGGGGTGTACGTCGGGACGCTCCGCACCCAGGTCCGTCGCCTCACCGCCCCGGGGCCGTCCGAGGCGCCGGCCGGCCGGCTGCCGCACAGCCCCCTGGCCAAGCAGGTCGTCGAGCGGG carries:
- the galE gene encoding UDP-glucose 4-epimerase GalE, whose amino-acid sequence is MPRILVTGGAGYIGSHTVRRLLADGHDVTVLDSLVYGHRAAVPAGRLVVGDIGDAAGLDHLFAEKRPEAVVHFAAFAYVGESVTDPAKYYANNLVGSLSLLDACRRHGVTKFVFSSTCATYGTPDRVPITEAEKQSPINPYGNTKLAFERALADYAGAYPFGFCALRYFNAAGASPDGTIGEDHDPETHLIPLVIDAATGRRPHISVFGTDYPTPDGTCVRDYIHVDDLAEAHVLALGALKPGAALRYNVGTGRGYSVREVIRTVEEVTGLRVPVVEAPRRAGDPAELVADAALIRRELGWAPRYAELRPIVETAWNWHRTHPAGYAD
- the holA gene encoding DNA polymerase III subunit delta — protein: MDALPFLAAVAKSKRQPVYVLAGDEDFLKRRCRDAIIHAALGDADAAFAVGTYAGDKLDFSTVRNELDTLPFLSPCRVVVVDAADTFVTAHRPALERYAAAPSAAGVLVLDVKAFPENTKLAKALPDAAKVHCKAPPAYKLGAWVQEWARAGHGKKLSPDAAALLIDLAGNTMGQLDQELEKLAVAAGAKSTIEAADVHRLVGRSQGADVFRILDAIGEGKPAAALTILERLFAEGVAPMGVLAPMMAQLRKLAAVGRLTADGQALGPAMDAAKVPAWPQARESFQRQVRWLGRRRLDALSGWLVEIDRDLKGGSPLPEKVQVERLVVRLARPRT
- a CDS encoding sigma-70 family RNA polymerase sigma factor, whose product is MTPATARGLVRRVEPHPDPSADADLVGRFARTADPAAFAALVRRHGPMVLAACRRMLPTPADADDAFQAVFLVLLRKAGAVRPAGAVGGWLHGVAVRTAQKARVAAARRRRREMTRVLTSPEESSLSPAEHAELRAVLDEELAKLPEPQRAALVLCDLAGKTRAEAAADLGCPEGTVAARVHRARKALAERLTRRGVTAPAVVAAAAVPAELAAAVARFADGGPIPAAVRSLADGVVRGMAAHPLSLAVAALAAAAIAAGALWAAGPAPAEAVAAADPVPAAARPVVDLSFNADGTRYVVLAGGAAAVKDAATDQTLWTAPAEAVRFTRTPAGRDDLTTLTADGVVQRGGADGTPHGRTAPRPKTATPWRAVRFSADAARYAVHTGAGVRVYETTTGAEAVEPAEQHGPGDRPAAAHAADVLFSPDGKALVGLGVMIEPGNVGLAEWAMENGHRRRATGGDPRPTAAAYSPDSDMIAEGFADRIVLLSNKATEAPEPEGGRERTRLRPHKQLPPAAPVTALAFSPDGKVVAAGVRGGAGKLAAAVQLLDAATGKELRRFGGFAADAAVTALAFSPDSRTLLAGTAGGEVKRFAVADPPPASSHVSALQFAPDGKTYLVVASEKARVKDAATDRILWDAPAEAARFTADGTAVVTMGKDVERRSAATGEVQTAARRPKTELGWHAVAFSPEGARYAAHFGFEARVYDRDPAAEPFRLERSFGPPGGALIGVHGRDVRYSPDGKLLAAVGVMLTPTDMGTAVWDAETGKRLLAYPPPGNLGEWQGATAAAFSADGKRFAVALEKRVHVFDVPGFKHQLRLDDTPGSGPVTALAFAPDGKSLAVGYRLPLLHGGEVKPSVVGHKTEVQLIELATRKELRRFDGFGGVNHMGPTVLPVTALAFSPDGKTLLAGTGLSHLSTPPAGPIPPGEVKRFILADEPPAKGAAAPVWRETGKLPRFEDRVQSVTFSADGKQLAVGGRGGAAQHTVTMWDAATRRQLWAGGPVPAGTTGVSFSPDGKLLAATCDTTTGLYDARTGQPVPMNPPLPGGKAAAFSHAAERVAGQARRKLAVTDGRMVAVLDWAEGVPVSSATFGPLKDGPKVEGELPAGVAFAPSGRQLVFIPNHKVDPAFFAGKAAAAGPATHWVAHVWGGGSGEAMYPLPHGTAPVTAVAWSPDGKTIASGCRLGDVVVWDAKTFQELRRTRLGGRSGEGIIRALAFAPDGQTLAAAVSFDAGKNAERVVMLDPATGERRGNDLQGFGSFTPVALAFAPDGRPLAVGLADFLPQIQLPPGGEDRPLGSVVLFTTDPEPKEPPAAPAADDVSFAPDGRTYLFVHGGTVQLADAATDRVRWDAPADAARFTPDGKTVLTVGDGLIRRDAATGKVLTGLPRPKHSHPVRAAAFSPDGKRYAVHHGTFAQVLDGASGFELERLGPDPILPQRILPAGAVARVAWSADGKRLAVVGLPARADGKVGVLLWDAARPLSVELDGFPAAEARAAAFSPDGKTLAVATQHDVYLWADGAKAPRREALLGDLGAVGFLPDGRVLVAGEGRYADGKSDPPVYERRLFAHVIDRKQAFGGISAIDMTTVRPAGAPPVTALAVSPDGRSVLVAAGGGVTRLTFAEPPGR
- a CDS encoding alpha/beta hydrolase, which codes for MRRLWSLPLLAAALVALSFDATPVEAQAAKPTEEAFTTADGVRLKGLFHKSPNGPKQGNAVVMLLYPPGAERTMLKGDWDGLVDALNTEGFHVFRFDWRGHGGSTDIVDPVGDNMPIGGVLYNGFFSNGITGGWNVRYVKGGALAKKPNELRVKGGITLPAYLPVFVNDLAAARLHLDQKNDNGEVNTSSLYIVGAGETASLGMMWLASEWQRPGVAPLLGGGLQYKATPTPGIVVDPPAGADIAGAVWLSGSRPPVFPQTTVQWWAKSSVKLRDNNKMLFLYGGTDAAAKKDADFFFDQVLVADGRKGAAGVAAVEQTFKADLGKTNLNGVALLGKDKDLKTETKILEYLKARQKDRVDMIRKSRNYVTPYYVNVNHYLSPR